The Paenibacillus beijingensis nucleotide sequence GTGACCGGTTCGCCGATTCCGATGACGCTCTCCAGCTGCAGGAAACGGTTCATGTTGCGCTTCAGCTCTTGCGCGAAAGCGTCGGCCGGTTCGTGCCGGACTCCTTCATCACCGTTCACGTTAACTAAGAAAAACATCATCGAAGGATAATTGACGTCGTAAAAAGGGTAAACCTGCTTCCACCGGTCGGCCGTTTCCCGGCACAGCATTTGAAAGGCGAGCTGCAGCAAATCTTTGCGGCCGTTCCAGTCGCTGAGCCTCCCTGCCATTACCCGCATTTCGACGGCCGCAAACTGCGCCTGCAAATCGTCAACCGCAAGCGGCGTCAATTGCAGCTGCTGCAGCCGCTCTTTCAGCGCGGCCATGCTGAAGGTTTCCTCCTTCACAAGCTGCAAAATCGTTTGCTCCTGCAGCATTTGCAGCTGCCGCGTTTTCGCATGCTGCTCCAGCTGCGCCTCCATCGACTGCAGCCGCTCCGCTTTCAGCTCGTCGGCCAATTTCGCAAGAAGAGCCTGCAGCTCGCTGCGTACGACGGGCTTCAGCAGGTAATCTTTGACGCCTGATTGAATGGCCGCCTTCAAATATTCGAAATCGGAGTAGCCCGACAGAACGATCGTCCGCAGGTGCGGATACCTTTGTTTGCACTCGCGAATGAAGGCGATCCCGTCCATCTGCGGCATCCGGATATCGGTAATGACCAGATCCGGGTTCTCCCCCAAGTCCAATGCGTCAAGCGCCTCTTTTCCGTTCGAAGCTTCCACCGCGATCTCGAATCCGGCCGCTTCCCAGTCCATCTTCGCCTTAATGCTGTTCCGAACGCCGGCCTCATCGTCTACAAGCATGATTTTGTACATCATTTCATCTCCTTATGAGCGGAAGCTGCAGCGTGATTTCCGTTCCTTTGTCAGGCTCCGAGTTCAAAATCAGTTGAAAACGGCTCCCGTAGCTTAACCGGCACCTCGACAGCACATTGCGAAGACCGATGCTGTTGCCCTCGCTGCTGAGTATGTCCGTCACGTCGCTTTGCCGGGTTTCCGCCATCAAATCCGCCGTTAAACCGGGAGACATGCCGATTCCGTTATCTTTCACCGACAGCAGCAGCCGCTCCTCTTCCACCCGGGAAGCGATCGTCACTTCGGCCACGGCGCCTTTCTCCAAACTGTATTTGACCGCATTCTCGACCAACGGCTGAAGAATGAATTTCGAGATGAACAGTCCGTCCGCCGCCGGATCTTCCTCCATGTTCACGATCAGCCGGTCCTCGTGACGCAGCTTCAGAATGAACAAATAATCGCGTATATAATCCAGTTCCTCGCTCACTTTGACCCGGTCGGTATGGAGATTGAGCGAATAACGCATCATTTTCCCGAGCGCCTCGGTCGCATCCATCACGAGGTCGCCCCGCTTCAGCGCGGCCAGACCGCTGATGATCTCGAGCGAATTGTTGAAAAAGTGCGGGTTGATCTGCAGCAGCAGCGCTTTGTACTCCGCATTTTTGCGCCGCAGATTCGCTTCGAATTCGGTTTGAATCAAATATTTGAGCCGGTGAACCATCTGTTCGAAAAATCCGGTCACGTAACCGACTTCGCTGTGCCCCGATCGCGCCTTGGGCATCAGCTTCAGCGCCCGCTCGAACTCCCCGTTTTTGACGTGCCGCATTGCCTTTGCCATTGCGCTGAGCGGCTTCGTGATGCCGGCGGACAGCCAGAACGCGACGGCGATGACGAGCAGCAGCAGCAGGAAGCTGACGAGCAGCATCGTTTGGCGGGTGCGGCTTATTTGTTCATAGAGCTCCCCTTCGGGAACTTCCCCGAGAATGACCCAATCCTGCAGGGGCAGCTTCCGGTAAAAGAGCAAATAGTCTTCCCGGTTTTGCCGGATCGAAAAAAATCCGCTCTCATCTAACTTTGGTTGCGCATTTAATTGCGTCAGTCCGCTCTGCAGCACACCCCTTTGCCCGCCAAGATCCTGATTCAGCACGCTGCTGCCGTTTGCGGTAAGGAGAAATACTTTTCCGGTACTTCCGATGCGGATTTTGTCGATCGCCCCCTGCAGCAGGCTCGTATCGTAATTGATTTTCACCAGCCCGACCGTCTTTAACGATTGAAGCTGCACGAGCGGCAAAATGAAGCTGTTGATCGTATGGGTGCGCATGCTTTCATCGGCCTGGTCGCTGTCGAGATGGGCTTCCGTCCACCGCCGGTCCTCGGCTTTGAACTGCTTGTACCATTTGCTGTCGACGTAGCTCCGGTCCTGGGTCCAGATGCCGCCGGCATCGTCGGTGAACACGCTCATCGATATGCCGTTCGAATTGTTGACGGCGTAAGATGAAAAATATTCGCGCAGCCTCTGCTTCGCCAGAAGCAGCTCCCCCACCCTGCTGTCTTTATTCATATGAACCGTCAGCCAGTCCTGCGTCACCCGGTTGCTCATCACCTGAGTGCCGACGTCCTCCACCTGCGTGAGCAGCGTCGAGACGTGGGATGCGAATTGATCGACGGTCTGCGACGTCGACGTTTCGATCGATTGCTGAATCAGCTTCGCGGACTGTTCGCTGAGCAAATAGACAAGGGCGACAAACGGGATAATGAGCAGAATGGAGAACGCCAGCATGAGCCGGCTGCGTAACGAGTAAAACATAGCTGTGCCTCCCGATGTCGCGATACTTCAAAACACCACACTTTAATGATGTCTCACTTCACAAAAAATGTAAAGTGGAAACGGATACATAAACGGGGAGAAACGAGCAGCAAAGAGGCGGCCCGTTAAGGGCACGCCTCTAATGCTTTAAGCGAAAACGGTTATTTGGCCGGCAGATCGCTGTAAGCCTTGTCGATCTTCTGGATCGCATCCGTAACCGCGGCGTCGATGTTCCGCTTGCCGATGGTCACTTCCTCGAACAATTTATTGACCGCCTCGGACATTTGCGGGAAGATCGGCGTAATCGGACGCGAGCGTCCGAATTTTTGATCCTGTACGACAAAGATGTTTTTCGGATATTCGTTCAGCTCCGGGAATTCCTTCGCAGCGGAATAGCGGACCGGAATGTCCTTCGTGATGCCGACATACGTTTTTTGCCCTTCGGCACTCGTTACCCAGTTCACGAACTTCCACGCTTCGTCCGGATTTTTGCTTTTGGCCGAGATTCCGAGCGCCCAGCTTCCGTTGGCGACGGCTTGGCGGGTTCCTTTTGGCAGCGGCGCAATATCGTAGTCGACTCCCAACTTGAAATTCGGGAATTTTTCGGTCAGGTACGAGAGCGACCACGAGCCGTCAACCGTAATGCCCAGCTTGCCGTTCGGGAACGGATCCGGCGGATACTCGAGCGCCGATACTTTCTCTGTGTTGTACAGATCGGAGAAGAACTGCAGCGCCTTCTTCGTTTCAGGCGAATCCAGGTAGCCCTTCGAAGTCGTTCCATCCGGGCTCATCACTTCGCCGCCGAACTGCCAAACGATCGGGTATTTAAAGTAAGCCGTTGCACCAGCATTATTGAATCCTTGCGCAGGGTCGATGCCGAAGATGCCTTTGCCCGGATCATTGATTTTTTTGGCAGCGTCAAGCACTTGATCCCATGTCCACGGCTCTTCCGGATTTTTCGACGGAAGCGGAATGCCTTTCTCTTCAAACAGCTTTTTGTTGTAAAACAACGCGATCGACGATTCGGTCAGCGGCGACATGTAGATTTCTTTATTGTAAGTGTACGTATTGATCGTCGATTCCGGAATGTCCTGCAAATCGCCGTCCGCCTGGAAGTAAGACGTCAGCGGCTTAAGCGCTCCGGCGTGGGCGTAAGAGGCCATGTTCGGCGCGTCGATCGCCATAATGTCGGGCGGATTGCCGGAAGCGATCGACGTTCTCAGCTTGGTGTCATAGTCCGAATAAGGGATCGGGCTCATCTCGACTTTAATGTTCGGATATTTCTCCATGAACGAAGCGACCAGCTTGTCGTAAGCCGAGTTTTCCGCGTCGTTGCCGGAGTTCCGCCAGAAGGTCAGGGTCACCTTTTTCTCGGCCTTTTCTCCGCTTGCGCCCTCCGTCCCGCCTGACGCACCCGAATTGTTACCGTTTCCAGAACATCCGGCCAAAAGGCCGCCGACCAACGCAAGGCTGACAAACATCTTTGTTTTATTTTGCAACTGCTTTACCCCTCTCTGTCATCAATCTAGAAGCTTCATGTCTGTATCTTAACAAACTTCATCACGGGAGAAATTCATTATTCTCTGATTCCTGCTTTAAAAATGTTCGGGATCGGTTTCCGCTTCCCTTCTATAAATATAATACTTTTGTAAGAAATCCGTTAGTTCCCCGTAAGAGAGAACCGTTACTGTTTGACATGTGGAAAATATCATTCGAACAGGAGCGTGGAATGGATGAACAAATGGAAAAAAACAGCAGGCGTAACGGTGTTATCAATGGCTCTCGGGTTTCCGGCCGCCGTCTCGGCCGCAGGCATGTCCGCTGGCAGCATGACCGGCAAAGAAATGACGATGCAAGACATGACCATGAAGGACATGACGATGAAGGACATGACGATGAAGGACATGTCTGCAAGCGACAAGTATAAAGGCGCCTCCATGATGACGTTGAACGGCATGAGCTACGTTTCTCTCCGTCAGGTCGCTATGAATTTAGGATATACGGTCATGTGGGACCCGATGGATAAATCGGTCACGCTTTCCTGTACGGTCAAGGCGAAAGAGATGATGGACAAAAAATATACGATCAAGCTGATGGCAGGCAGCACAAAAATATGGGTGAACGGCAAGGAAATGATGCTGAATGCCGCGCCGATGGAGAAAATGGGCACAACGTATGTGTCGAAAGGATTCGTTGAAATTTATCTCGTGAAGATGATGTCGATGATGTCCAAGTAATCGGCCGAAGCGGCGGGAGAAGCGGACAGGCTCCGTTTTTTCCGCCGTCATGTTATACTTTGCGTACAACGCATCGACTCCGGGAGGACTTGTTTTGGGCATAAAAATCGTAGTGGCGGATGACGAAACGAATATTACCGACGTATGCAAGCGCTATTTGGAACGGGAAGGGTACGAGGTGCTGACCGCAGCCAACGGCGATGAGGCGTTGTCGCTCTGGAAGGCGCATGCCCCGATGCTGCTCATTCTCGATCTGATGATGCCGCAGAAGGACGGCTGGCAAGTATGCCAATCGGTTCGCGATGAGGACGATGTGCCGATCATCATATTAACCGCGCGGAGCGAGGAACCGGACCGGCTCGCCGGCCTTACGATGGGCGCAGACGATTATATGACGAAGCCGTTCAGTCCGCGGGAGCTGGTGCTGCGGGTAAAGGCCATTCTCCGCCGTTACCGCGTTCCTGCACGCGAACTTGCAGAGAAGCCTGAAGCCCCGCAGGCGCTGGATTTCGGGGGGCTGGTCATCAATCCGTCAACCCGGCTCGTGAACATCAGCGGGAAGACGATCGAATTGACCGTGAAGGAATTCGAGCTGCTATATTTGATGGCCCGGCATCCGGAACAAGTATTTTCGCGGACGCAATTGTTGAATAAAATTTGGGATATCAGCTTTGAAGGCGATACGACGACCGTTACCGTTCATGTCCGCAGATTGCGGGAAAAAATTGAACCGGTCCCCTCGGAACCGAAATATATTAAAACGGTCTGGGGCATCGGCTATAAATTTGAAGGCAGGGGATTGTCGTGAAGCTGCGCACCTACTTTGTTTTGGCCAATGCCGTCAGTATCGCAGTTCTGCTCATCTGCCTGTTTATCAGCTATTCCGAGATGCTGCTGACCCAAGCCCAGTTCGTCTGGTTGGCTTCGGTAACCGGCGTTGTCGGGCTGTTTTCGGTCTTTTTGCATTTTATACTGACGAAACCGATCGAGAAATCGCTTCGTCTCCTTACGGACGAAACGCGGCAAATCGCCGCCGGCACATTTAATGCGGAAGTTCCGCTGATCGGCCCTTCCGAGTTCCAAACGCTGGCGCGGCAGTTTAACGACATGAGCGCCAACTTGCAGGCAAGCTTCGAGAGGATCCGCAGTGCGGAGCAAAACCGGCGCGAGCTGGTCGCCAACGTTTCCCACGATTTGCGTACCCCGCTTGCGTCCATTCAGTCTTATGTGGAAGCGCTGCAGGATGAAGTGGTCGTAAAGGATGACTACACGTTTAAGCAATATTTAGCGACGATTCAACTCGAAACGGTGCGTCTGGCCGGCCTTATTCATGATTTATTCGAGCTTTCACGGCTGGAGGCCGGAGCGGAACCGTTTGAACCGGAGCCGTGCGATCTGGACAGCCTCATTCTCCAAAAGCTGCAAAGCGTTGCCTTGACGATCGAGCAAAAACGGCTGCACGTTGACGTGTCCATTCCGGACCGGATGCCTCCGGTCAACATTATGCCGTTCAAAATACAGCGGGTATTCGCCAATTTGCTGGAAAACGCCATTCGTCATTCCCCGGACGGCGGCAAACTGACGATTTGCGCAGAACCGCATCGGGAGCATTTTATTCAAGTGAGCATCAAGGATGAAGGGGAAGGAATCCCGCACGGGCAGCAGGCTGCGATCTTCGACCGCTTCTACCGGATCGATCCGTCCCGCAGCCGTCAGAGCGGCGGTGCAGGACTCGGCCTGGCGATCGCCAAATCGATTATTCGCCTGCATAGAGGGGACATAGGCGTCGAAAGCGAAGCGGGCGGGGGAAGCCGCTTCTGGTTCACGCTGCCCGTCTATTCGAAGCCTTCATGAATTATCCGATCGTAATCTTCATTTCGGGATACATGAATTAGCCGATCGTAATCTTCCCTTCGGGATAACGGAACAGTTCCTTGCGCGGCTTCGGCTGCAGCGCGAGGGCAAATGTAATCAGCCCGACACGTCCGGTAAACATCAGCACAATGACGACGATTTTGCCCGCTAACGATAGCTTAGGCGTCAATCCCATGCTGTAGCCGACCGTGCCAAAGGCCGATGCCGCCTCGAACAGCAGCATCAGAAAGTTCTCATGCTGAACGGCCGTCAAGATCAGCGTCGCCACGATCACGACAAATACGGAGAGCATCGTCACGGCGATCGCCCGGTAAATATCGCCCCGGTCAATGCGGCGCCGGAACAGGACGACATCCTCCCGTCCGCGGGTCATTGCAACCAAAGCGGCTAACAGCACCACAAAGGTCGTGATTTTAATGCCGCCGCCGGTCGACCCCGGAGCCGCCCCGACAAACATCATCAGGATCATGAAAAACTGCGTTGCGCTGCGCAGCTCGGCAATCGGCAGCGTGTTGATTCCCGCCGAACGGAGGCCGACCGACTGAAAGAGCGGAGCGAGCAGCTTGCCTTCCCAGTCGAGCGTGCCAAGCGTGCGGGCGTTGGTAAATTCGAATACCGCCAAGACGATGGCACCGGCCCCGATCAGAATTCCGCTGGCGGTCAGAACCACCTTGCTGTGCAGCGACAAGCTGCGGGTCTTCGGATATTCGATCAGCTCGGACAGCACGATAAAGCCGAGACTGCCGAAAATGACCAGCACAATGGTTACGAGATTAATGAACGGATCTTCCGCATAATCCGTAAACCCGCCGAACAGTTCAAACCCTCCATTGTTAAAGATGGAGACCGCATGAAAAAATCCATGCCACACCGCTTGTCCGAGCGGCATCTCGGCCGCCCAGCGCAGCGCAAATCCGATCGTGCCGCAAAGCTCGATCACCGCCGAAAACAAAAAAACTTTTCCCGCAAGACGAACCAAACCTTCCATATTCGACTGGTTCATCGATTCTTTCAAAATGAGCTGGTCCCGCAGCGAGATGCGTCTGTTAAAAGCAATGGCAAACCACGTCGCCGTCGTCATAAACCCGAGTCCGCCGATCTGCATCAGGGCGAGCAGCACGATTTTGCCAAAATACGAGAACTGCGACGCCGTATCTACAACGGTCAGTCCTGTTACGCACGTGGCGGAAACGGCTGTGAACAATGCGTCTATGAACGGAAGCCCATTTCCGTTTACGGCGACAGGAAGCGACAGCAGCAGCGTTCCAATGGCGATAATAAGGGCGAAGCCGCCGGCAAGTGCGCGCGGCGGGGTCAACAGATGCGGTTTCATCATCGGACGCATCCCCGTCCTCCTTCACGTAGTCGTCTTCTCTGCGATAGCATTATCCCGTCATTTTACCATCTCTTACCGGCCGGAACAAAACAATATTCGGTTCGAGGCCAGCTTGAGCTCACACACAGCAAAGAAGCGCAAAAAGGTTTGCGCTTCATACCCGGCCTGCCTGAGAAACCTTGAGCAGGCTTTCAAAAGGCTGCCTCATGAATATTCACATGATGAGCCGGTCGCAAATTTGGCATAAGATGACCCCCAGTTCCGCTGAGAAGCCAGCTTGCTGTCTAGGAGCTTTTAATCATTTCCGCTATTTGGGGTCATGATTAATGTATCGTCACTGAGAGGTCTGTTCTCAATGTCCATTCTAGGGGGTGCACTTCAGCTGAGTGGGAGGTCGTTCTCGCAAAACCTGCGATAGTGCAGGCATTATCAACCGAAATCGCATGCCGAGAGTGAAAACCTGCGATAGTGCAGGAATTCCGGGCTTATATTGCCTGAACGTTAGATGGGGTCGGCAAAAAAATGTATTATTGCAGGAATTTTCACGTACCCGATAAATGAACAGAAAAAGGATGTACGATTGCATGTTTTTCAAATTTACACCCTTCGTGCAGAGCTATATATTGTAAGGCTGTCCACTGAAAAAGCAGGCAGCAGACTACCAAATAGAGTAGGCCCATGCTAAGTACATAGGCCTCTCACAGATCCGAACGTTCGGGTCGTTGCATCCGGCCCCTCCAGTGATTATCCCGGCAATGCTTACTGGACGTATTCACAGTTTGTACTGAACCACGCTGTCATGCGTAGACCGGGGTTTCTCGGCTCTTCCATCCTTTTCGTCGCATGTCCCAGTGAAGCTTTCTTACTTTCCTCCAACTGCGCAATTGTACCGCTCGAAGTCGCCTTCTTATCCACTTGTCCAACTCTCGAAATCGGGTCTGCACGTCTTCCCCGCTCCTCAGGCTGCCGATTTCGGCGCTGACGGCTGTTCCCCTTTATGCCGGCAAAGCGCGCGCAGCTCATTGCGCAGCTGCTGCTCCGTCTTGCCTTCGGTGGAAATGCCTTGACTGGCGGCAAATTGCTTTAATCGCTCAAACCGCTTCGCCTTCATCGACTTCTTGAACGCTTCCCATTTCGCGCTGTCTTTCGTTTTCATCGCCATAATTTCCGCCTTGAGCTGCTCCGCCGATTTGCCATCGGATTGGATGCCGAAGTAGGAGGCCGCTTCGCGCAGACGCTCCAGCCGCCATGCTTCATGCCGGTGCATATGGGGATGATGCCGGGAACCGTCCGCGTGCTGTTTGCCGCAGTCTCCATCCGGCATGCCATGGCCGACAACCGCAGCTTGCGCCGATTCGCCGTTCGGTTTTGCAGCATACGCCGATGCGCCGTGCGGAATTGCAGCCGCGAGCAGCAGCACGCCGAGCCCCAGTTTTATATCGATATTGCGCATGTTTTCCATCACCTGTCCTTTCCTTGCAACAGGTATATCATTCCCTTCCCTGCAATAATTATCCACCAGACCGAAAGCTACCAAGGCCAAAAATAAGCGCCCCGGTCATCGCCCGGAGCGCTGCGTGCCTTTTGTCCCATTAACGATTCCAACCGAGGCCGATTACTCAGCAAGCATCAGATCGAGCTCTTCGCCGGACAGATTGTTTTCCAGCACTTCACCGGCGGAAATATCGGGATGATCCGGCTTAACGAATACTTTGCCTTTTAAATAATACCCTTTCTCCCTTGCCTTGGCGTAAAAGCCGCACAGCTGTTCCGCCATTTTGACCGCCTTCTCTTCCGAATCGGCCACGGCCAGAGTGTTGCCGAAGCTGAGCGGATTTTTGGCGCTTTGCACGTTTACGCGATAAGGAGCAGCTGCGTCCGATGGTTCATATTTAACTAATATTTCGATATCAAAGCATGTGTTCCGATATTTGATCGTCATCATCAACACCGCCTCTAAAATACCTCATAGTGAGGTTAATTCGGCTCATGCACTAGTCCTGCCGTACTAGATATTACACATGCGATATCGGGTTGAAACAGCGCCGCTACACTTCCTCGCGCTTGTTGTCGCCCCGCAGCAAATCGCCCATCCAGCCTTTGGACCGCATCCAGAGATACACCCCGAGCGTGGACAACAAAATGACCGCAAGACCTGCCCCATAGCCCCAAGTCAAGTTCAGCTCCGGCATCACTTTGAAATTCATTCCCCATATCGCGCCAAGCACCGTCATCGGCGTGCACAACACGGTGAATACCGTCAGCGTCTTCATAATTTCATTGCCGCGGTAATTGGAAATGTTGTCGTCAAGCTGAGCGGGCTTTTGCCGAGCAGCTCGTGGAACGCTTCGTCCAGCGCGTAGCGGATTTCTCGGATCGGTCTTGTCAGGCCCGTCCAGTACAGCAGCGAATACCGCAATTCAAGCACTTGATGAAACAAATGTCCGCCGTTGCGGTCTTTCATTCTCATTTCCATCCGGTGCAGCTTTACTTCAAAATCATCCATCCCGGAAAAGAACGGCTCCATGATTCCGGAAGCAAGCTGAATGAATCCTTCCACGGGATTTGAACGGGTCGCGATGCGCTTAAAAAATTCGTCCGATCCCTCGCAGTCCTTTACGACATCCGACTCGTCGAATCCGATCGTAATGAGCGTTTCCACAGTCAAATAATAGTGAAAAATACAAGCGTCCTCCGGCTTCTCAATATCCCCGCAGATGACCAGCGACCCGTGAACGGCGTTTCGTCCATCATGATAAGAAACGGCGGATATGCGATTGCGTTTTTTGTCCGACGTTTTTATTAGCCACTTTTGTACGCTTTCGTTGTCCTTATAGAAGGAAGCGGCTTCCTCCTTGCTGTCAAACCGTTTCCATTGCCAATTCCCCACATTAAGGTATGGTGTGCTCTGCACTCCCTCAGCTCCTTTCCCTCATGCGTCATCTTTGCATCATTCGATACCCGCTGGGTCCGTTCGACGAATCAATGCAAGCGCTTTATGAAGATGCCAATTTCCGGTCGGTTTCCATTCAAGCGGGTTTTACCCATTTTGTTTCCGCCCCGTTAAACGATGCCGCCGGTTGGGTAATGAGGGTTATTCCGGCGCTGAAGCGGCCGGTTGCACATGAATAAAGGAGGGTTAATGCGATGTCAGCCTATACGTACGATATGCCCCGCCGGTTGGCGGGTAAGGCCGCATTCGTTACGGGCGCAGGCTCCGGAATCGGAAGAGCGGCGGCGCTGCTGTTTGCGCGTGAAGGGGCTAAGGTCGCGCTTGTCGATATTAACCGGCAGCGCATGCAGGAGGTTTGTTCGGAGATTTCCACATTAGGAGCTGAATATGCGCCGCTTCCGGCGGATATCGCCAATCCGCTGGAAGTCGAAGCGGCGTACCGGGGGTGCCTGGACCAATTCGGCAGACTCGATATCGTATTCGCCAATGCCGGCATTAACGGTACAATCTCCCCCTTGGAGCTGCTGACGCCCGAAGAATGGAAGCAGACGATCGATATCGACCTGACCGGAACCTTTTACACGCTAAAATACGCCATCCCCGCCTTAAAGGATAGCGGAGGCGGCAGCGTCATTATTACAAGCTCCATCAACGGCAACCGGGTCTTCACCAATTTCGGCATGGGCGCATACGGGACGGCCAAAGCGGGGCAGGTCGCACTGATGAAGATGGCGGCGCTTGAACTCGCCCGCTACAAAATCCGCGTCAACGCCGTCTGTCCGGGCGCGATCAGCACGGATATCGAAGCCAGCTCCAACCGCAAGCCGGAGGTGGACGGAATTACGATCCCGATCGTTTATCCCGAAGGCGGCCATCCGCTCGCCGGAGAATCGGGGCGGCCGGAGCAGGTAGCCAAACTCGTTCTGTTTCTCGCCTCAGACGATTCCGACCACATTACAGGCACCGAAATTTACATTGACGGCGCCGAATCGCTGCTGCGGGGGTGATCCGCTCCCCCTCCCTTCGTCGCTCAGGCGGCCGAAGGGAGGCTTGGACAGGTCCGAACGACAACCGCAGCGCAAAAAAAAAGCTGCCCGCTTAATGCGCAGGCAGCTTGCCTCGACCCGAAATCCCTTCCGCCAAATACCGCTGCAAAATATCGTCGAGCATTTCCAGCCGGACCGGCTTGCTGATATAATCCGTCATCCCGGCATCCAAGCAGCGCTGGCGGTCCGCCGGCAGCACGTTGGCCGTCATGGCGACAATGACCGGGCGGCTCCCCGTCTCTTTATTCTCGCCGATCCGGCGCGTCGCTTCCAGCCCATCCATGACCGGCATCTGCATATCCATCAGAATGAGGTCATACTCTTCGGCGGCTGCCATTTCAAGCGCCTGCCATCCGTTCTCGGCAATGTCGGCCGCATAGCCGAGACGGCCCAGCAGCCGCAGCGTCAGCTTCTGGTTCACTTCGTTGTCTTCCGCCACCAGAATTCGCGGCGGCGTTGACATTCCGTCGTTCCCGCCGATCACCGAGCGCGGGCCAAGCGGCAATGCGGCATCATCCCGTTCGCGCATGGCACCTTCCGCTTCTTCCCGTTCACGCTCGGAGGCGGCCCCGATCTCGCCGACCGTACCCTCCAGCATCGCGAGGAAAGAGAACGCCCCCTTGCGGCTTGGTTCCGCTTTCTCCTCCGGCGCAGGCAGCGCCGGCAACTCGCTCGGAGCGGCCTTGCCGCTTGCAAAACGCTTCAGAGCGATCGTGAACATAAACACGGCCCCTGTCGGCACATTATGCTCGACGCGGATTGTCCCGCCCATCATTTCGACAAGGTTGCTGCAGATGGCGAGCCCGAGTCCCGTTCCCCCGTACTTGCGGGTCATCGAAGAATCCAGCTGGGAGAACGGCTTGAAGAGTAGGGGCAGCTTGTCGTCCGGAATGCCGACGCCCGTATCCCGCACCTCGAACTCCAGCATCAAAAGCGGATTGACCGTTTCTTCCCCCGAAGCCGGGGCGCCCGTCTGCCAGACATCAAGCCCCGGTTTATTTTTCGCCGCTTTGTAAGGTTGACGATTCCCACCCTGATTCGATTGTTCCGCAGCACGGACGTAAATTTGGATGCTGCCCTCATTCGTGAATTTGATTGCGTTGCCCACCAGATTAATCAGAATTTGGCGCAGCTTGGTCGCATCTCCATACACAAATTCCGGTATCGCCGGGTCGATTGTACATGTGATGTCCAGGTTGCGTTCGCGGGATTTGGCGATAAACATATCAAGCGTCTCATCGAGACAGCTTTGCAGCTGGAACTGCACTTCCTCCAGCTCCATCTTCCCGGCTTCGATTTTGGCATAGTCGAGAATGTCGTTGATGACGTTCAGCAGCGTGTTCCCGCTCTTCTGGATAATCTCCGCATAATCGCGCTGCTCCTCGTTCAGTGCCGTTTCCATCAGCAGCGTCGTCATGCCGATCACTCCGTTCATCGGCGTGCGGATTTCATGGCTGACCATCGCCAGAAATTCCGTTTTCGCTCTGGCCGCAATTTCCGCCGCTTCCTTCGCCCGGACGAGCTCGCGCTCGGATTGCTTGCGCTCCGAAATATCGCTGATCGTACACGCATAGATCCGTTCGCCCTCGACCATCGTGCTGCCCAGCTTCATTTCGGCAAAAAACCAGCTTCCGTCTTTCCGGCGGGGAGTGACCTCTTCCGGCTTGATGCCAGGCTTGGAGCCATCCTCCGCCGTTTTGCCGCTAATATCCGGTTCAAGAAGCGGAATAAGAAGCGTAACCGGCTTGCCGATCACTTCCTCCTCCCCGTAGCCGAACATCGTCGTCAGCGCCTTGTTGACGGCCAGAATCGTACCCCGTTCGTCAAACGTGACCAT carries:
- a CDS encoding SDR family oxidoreductase yields the protein MSAYTYDMPRRLAGKAAFVTGAGSGIGRAAALLFAREGAKVALVDINRQRMQEVCSEISTLGAEYAPLPADIANPLEVEAAYRGCLDQFGRLDIVFANAGINGTISPLELLTPEEWKQTIDIDLTGTFYTLKYAIPALKDSGGGSVIITSSINGNRVFTNFGMGAYGTAKAGQVALMKMAALELARYKIRVNAVCPGAISTDIEASSNRKPEVDGITIPIVYPEGGHPLAGESGRPEQVAKLVLFLASDDSDHITGTEIYIDGAESLLRG
- a CDS encoding sensor histidine kinase: MKLRTYFVLANAVSIAVLLICLFISYSEMLLTQAQFVWLASVTGVVGLFSVFLHFILTKPIEKSLRLLTDETRQIAAGTFNAEVPLIGPSEFQTLARQFNDMSANLQASFERIRSAEQNRRELVANVSHDLRTPLASIQSYVEALQDEVVVKDDYTFKQYLATIQLETVRLAGLIHDLFELSRLEAGAEPFEPEPCDLDSLILQKLQSVALTIEQKRLHVDVSIPDRMPPVNIMPFKIQRVFANLLENAIRHSPDGGKLTICAEPHREHFIQVSIKDEGEGIPHGQQAAIFDRFYRIDPSRSRQSGGAGLGLAIAKSIIRLHRGDIGVESEAGGGSRFWFTLPVYSKPS
- a CDS encoding response regulator transcription factor; this translates as MLYFAYNASTPGGLVLGIKIVVADDETNITDVCKRYLEREGYEVLTAANGDEALSLWKAHAPMLLILDLMMPQKDGWQVCQSVRDEDDVPIIILTARSEEPDRLAGLTMGADDYMTKPFSPRELVLRVKAILRRYRVPARELAEKPEAPQALDFGGLVINPSTRLVNISGKTIELTVKEFELLYLMARHPEQVFSRTQLLNKIWDISFEGDTTTVTVHVRRLREKIEPVPSEPKYIKTVWGIGYKFEGRGLS
- a CDS encoding CorA family divalent cation transporter, with the translated sequence MKTLTVFTVLCTPMTVLGAIWGMNFKVMPELNLTWGYGAGLAVILLSTLGVYLWMRSKGWMGDLLRGDNKREEV
- a CDS encoding TrkH family potassium uptake protein, with translation MRPMMKPHLLTPPRALAGGFALIIAIGTLLLSLPVAVNGNGLPFIDALFTAVSATCVTGLTVVDTASQFSYFGKIVLLALMQIGGLGFMTTATWFAIAFNRRISLRDQLILKESMNQSNMEGLVRLAGKVFLFSAVIELCGTIGFALRWAAEMPLGQAVWHGFFHAVSIFNNGGFELFGGFTDYAEDPFINLVTIVLVIFGSLGFIVLSELIEYPKTRSLSLHSKVVLTASGILIGAGAIVLAVFEFTNARTLGTLDWEGKLLAPLFQSVGLRSAGINTLPIAELRSATQFFMILMMFVGAAPGSTGGGIKITTFVVLLAALVAMTRGREDVVLFRRRIDRGDIYRAIAVTMLSVFVVIVATLILTAVQHENFLMLLFEAASAFGTVGYSMGLTPKLSLAGKIVVIVLMFTGRVGLITFALALQPKPRKELFRYPEGKITIG